The following proteins are encoded in a genomic region of Sesamum indicum cultivar Zhongzhi No. 13 linkage group LG8, S_indicum_v1.0, whole genome shotgun sequence:
- the LOC105169822 gene encoding F-box/LRR-repeat protein 10: MASPSAQTREPNPGNPGLDHLPSALIATIMTKLDVPSILSLASTCMTFRSCAAHILSFIPNFHLLDIAPSMDLLRPLLPPDNPYLRSLKLDCTRLDDSSLDFLLRPSLQELCLRNCADFSGKLLSKLGHSCKDLRFLYLSSVAEKRGRSVDVLHLEELLSGCSHLETLILMFDVSIFLRHNFARVWSLASSKLISLEIGYISSVMVTELLSPAVGPHQSSNHPRPSILPNIQKLCLSVDYITDTMVSTISKCLTSLTHLDLRDSPIMEPRMAFDLTNNGLQQINAHGKLKHLCLVRSQEIAPTYFKRVNDLGILLMADKCSAMESICLGGFCQVTDTGYKTILHSCSKLYKLRVFHGTHLTDLVFHDIAATSLSLTHVSLRWCNLLTNLAVSRLTSNRDLCMLDLRDCRNLGDEALRAINTLPKLKTLLMDGCDISDVGLSYLSKGLTNTLASLSVRGCKRLTDRCISFLFDGNSNRELRELDLSNLPNLSDAGVLLLAKSRIAIAELRLRQCPLIGDTSVMALASMQVDENMCRGSSLRLLDLYNCGGITQLAFRWLKKPYFPRLRWLGVTGSVNRDIVDALTRSRPHLHVATRGEELGTDQWDNLDDFYAQDYEEVDELEQWLLGEEDMSDDEMEDALDMAELFE, translated from the exons ATGGCAAGCCCATCCGCCCAGACCCGAGAACCCAACCCGGGAAATCCGGGTCTAGACCACCTCCCTTCCGCCCTAATCGCCACCATCATGACCAAACTCGACGTCCCCTCCATCCTATCACTCGCCTCCACGTGTATGACCTTCCGCTCCTGCGCCGCTCACATCTTATCTTTTATCCCCAATTTCCATCTCCTC GATATCGCGCCGTCCATGGATTTATTGAGGCCGTTACTGCCTCCTGACAACCCCTACTTGAGGAGCCTGAAGCTGGATTGCACGCGCCTAGATGATTCTTCTTTAGATTTTCTCCTTCGCCCCTCTTTGCAAGAGCTGTGCCTCCGCAATTGTGCAGATTTTAGCGGCAAGCTTCTGTCTAAGCTTGGACACAGTTGCAAAGACCTCAG GTTTCTGTACTTGAGTTCTGTAGCAGAGAAAAGGGGACGATCAGTTGATGTATTACATCTAGAGGAATTGCTCAGTGGTTGTTCTCACCTGGAA ACACTGATCCTGATGTTTGATGTCTCCATATTTCTGCGTCATAATTTTGCTCGTGTTTGGTCTCTGGCCTCATCGAAACTCATTTCTCTTGAAATCGGATATATTTCTTCAGTAATGGTTACTGAACTGCTTAGCCCTGCCGTGGGACctcatcaatcatcaaatcaTCCCCGGCCATCCATATTGCCAAATATACAGAAATTATGCCTTTCAGTGGACTATATTACCGACACCATGGTGAGCACAATATCTAAATGTCTTACCTCCTTGACCCACCTAGATCTTCGAGATTCGCCTATAATGGAACCAAGAATGGCATTTGATCTCACCAACAATGGTCTTCAACAAATTAATGCCCATGGCAAACTGAAACATCTCTGTCTGGTAAGAAGCCAGGAGATAGCTCCTACATACTTCAAGCGAGTCAACGATCTTGGAATCCTTCTCATGGCTGATAAATGCTCGGCAATGGAAAGTATTTGTCTTGGTGGCTTTTGCCAGGTGACGGACACAGGTTATAAAACAATTTTGCATTCCTGTTCCAAGTTATATAAGCTCAGGGTATTTCATGGGACTCATTTAACTGACCTCGTTTTTCATGACATTGCTGCGACATCCCTTTCACTGACACATGTTAGCCTAAGGTGGTGTAATCTTTTAACAAACTTGGCTGTTTCACGCTTGACATCCAATAGAGATCTTTGCATGCTCGACTTGAGGGATTGTAGAAACCTTGGTGATGAAGCTCTTCGAGCTATAAATACACTTCCTAAGTTGAAAACTCTACTTATGGATGGTTGTGATATAAGTGATGTGGGATTGTCCTACTTAAGCAAGGGCTTGACGAATACCCTTGCTTCATTGTCTGTGAGAGGATGCAAGAGACTTACAGACAGATgcatttctttcttgtttgatgGCAATTCCAACCGAGAATTACGAGAACTAGACCTGTCAAATCTTCCGAACCTCTCTGATGCTGGTGTGCTTTTGCTGGCAAAAAGTCGCATCGCAATAGCTGAGCTGCGTCTGCGACAATGTCCTCTAATTGGTGATACTTCTGTCATGGCATTAGCCTCTATGCAGGTTGACGAGAACATGTGTCGGGGCAGTAGCTTGAGGTTGTTAGATCTCTACAACTGTGGAGGCATTACTCAACTTGCATTTCGGTGGTTAAAGAAGCCTTATTTCCCAAGATTGAGATGGTTGGGAGTGACGGGATCTGTGAACAGAGATATAGTGGATGCTTTAACAAGAAGTAGACCACATCTACATGTTGCTACTCGTGGCGAGGAATTAGGGACAGACCAGTGGGATAATTTGGATGACTTTTATGCGCAGGATTATGAGGAAGTTGATGAACTTGAGCAGTGGCTTCTTGGAGAGGAAGACATGAGTGATGATGAGATGGAAGATGCTCTCGACATGGCAGAGCTATTCGAATGA